A window of Amycolatopsis australiensis contains these coding sequences:
- a CDS encoding sensor histidine kinase gives MRVLRPLTTKATYRRWVYLVLGGAISVPYLLFAAVAVPSLLPFVTTVGRAVLVGGLLTLAVLAATAFLPAVHVLESAAVRELLDDPVPDAPAKPGSRRGRLRAAAMFVLHVVTGFGVSFFSLLAPVAIGVSISAVFTGHLFQTGEGDEIRVPAGWPSVWLPVVFGLGTVLLGYAVWAIGGLLRRAAAGLLGMTAADRIARLERRTEQLAERNRLARELHDSVGHALSVVTVQAGAARRTLRTDPDFTERALGAIEESARTALDDLDHVLGLLREEAAGRTPQPALTELPALLDTTRLAGTQVTADIGGDLAAVPAVVSREVYRILQECLTNAVRHAGRVPVTVAVDVAAHALVARVANPLGRGTGRAGGGRGLRGMTERVAVLGGELSAGRVDERWEVVVRVPWGSGR, from the coding sequence GTGCGCGTACTCCGGCCCCTGACGACCAAGGCGACCTACCGCCGGTGGGTCTACCTGGTCCTCGGCGGCGCGATCAGCGTGCCGTACCTGCTGTTCGCCGCGGTCGCCGTGCCGTCGCTGCTGCCGTTCGTCACCACGGTCGGGCGCGCCGTCCTCGTCGGGGGACTGCTCACGCTGGCCGTGCTGGCCGCGACGGCGTTCCTGCCCGCGGTGCACGTGCTGGAGTCCGCCGCGGTCCGCGAGCTGCTCGACGACCCGGTGCCGGACGCGCCCGCGAAACCCGGTAGCCGGCGTGGACGGCTGCGCGCGGCGGCGATGTTCGTGCTGCACGTCGTCACCGGGTTCGGGGTCAGCTTCTTCAGCCTGCTGGCGCCGGTCGCGATCGGCGTGTCGATCAGTGCCGTGTTCACCGGGCACCTGTTCCAAACCGGCGAGGGCGACGAGATCCGGGTGCCCGCGGGCTGGCCGTCGGTGTGGCTGCCGGTGGTGTTCGGGCTCGGGACGGTGCTGCTCGGCTACGCCGTGTGGGCGATCGGCGGGCTGCTCCGGCGGGCCGCGGCCGGGCTGCTCGGGATGACCGCCGCCGACCGGATCGCCCGGCTGGAGCGGCGGACCGAGCAGCTCGCCGAACGCAACCGCCTGGCCAGGGAGCTGCACGACTCGGTCGGGCACGCGCTGAGCGTCGTCACCGTGCAGGCCGGCGCGGCGCGGCGGACGCTGCGCACCGACCCGGACTTCACCGAGCGGGCGCTCGGCGCCATCGAGGAGTCCGCCCGCACCGCGCTCGACGACCTCGACCACGTGCTCGGGCTGCTGCGCGAGGAGGCGGCGGGCCGGACACCGCAGCCGGCGCTCACCGAGCTGCCGGCGCTGCTCGACACGACCCGGCTGGCCGGCACCCAGGTGACCGCCGACATCGGCGGCGACCTGGCCGCCGTGCCCGCGGTCGTGTCCCGCGAGGTCTACCGGATCCTGCAGGAATGCCTGACCAACGCGGTGCGCCACGCCGGTAGGGTCCCGGTGACGGTGGCCGTCGACGTCGCGGCGCACGCGCTGGTGGCCCGGGTCGCGAACCCGCTGGGCCGCGGCACGGGCCGCGCCGGCGGCGGCCGCGGCCTGCGCGGGATGACCGAGCGGGTGGCGGTGCTCGGCGGCGAGCTGTCGGCGGGGCGGGTGGACGAGCGGTGGGAGGTCGTGGTGCGGGTGCCGTGGGGGAGCGGGCGATGA
- a CDS encoding TetR/AcrR family transcriptional regulator, producing the protein MTIPDAEGARRRYSSPVREARARQTRAHVVATAGRLFAERGYAGTSMRQIAAAAEVSLETVTQTGRKADLLLAAFRDGFAGNPDAVNLDALVGTAGPADLPAVVARVAEGLRRSLPIWRAFTTAAAADPAVAAVRAQLAAARREEIVARLAAAGLAPARGSERLADAIGLLTSHDAYDHLTGVCGWPHEEYVAWAAAAIQAQLTLDWPAPVVSEEQG; encoded by the coding sequence GTGACGATACCCGATGCCGAAGGCGCGCGGCGCCGCTACTCCTCGCCGGTGCGCGAAGCCCGCGCCCGGCAGACCCGCGCCCACGTGGTGGCGACGGCGGGACGGCTGTTCGCCGAGCGGGGCTACGCGGGCACGAGCATGCGGCAGATCGCCGCCGCGGCCGAGGTGAGCCTGGAGACCGTGACGCAGACCGGCCGCAAGGCGGACCTGCTGCTCGCCGCGTTCCGCGACGGCTTCGCCGGCAATCCGGACGCGGTGAACCTGGACGCGCTGGTGGGCACGGCCGGACCCGCGGACCTGCCCGCGGTCGTCGCGCGCGTGGCCGAGGGGCTGCGCCGGTCGCTGCCGATCTGGCGCGCGTTCACGACGGCGGCGGCGGCCGACCCGGCGGTGGCGGCGGTCCGCGCGCAGCTGGCGGCGGCCCGCCGGGAAGAGATCGTCGCCCGCTTGGCGGCGGCCGGCCTGGCCCCGGCGCGCGGCAGCGAACGGCTGGCCGACGCGATCGGCCTGCTCACTTCGCACGACGCCTACGACCACCTGACCGGCGTGTGCGGCTGGCCGCACGAGGAGTACGTGGCCTGGGCCGCCGCGGCGATCCAGGCCCAGCTCACCCTGGACTGGCCGGCGCCGGTCGTGAGTGAGGAACAGGGTTAG
- the cysC gene encoding adenylyl-sulfate kinase encodes MQLLRIATAGSVDDGKSTLIGRLLFDAKAIFTDQLAAVERASRDRGEDYPDLALLTDGLRAEREQGITIDVAHRYFATPKRKFIIADTPGHLQYTRNMVTGASTADLALILVDARKGVLEQSRRHAFLASLLGIGHLVVCVNKMDLVGWSREWFAEIREDFRRFAMKLDVADLTFVPVSALHGDNVVHRSASMPWYEGTSLLHQLEEVHVASDRNLIDARFPVQFVIRRSDFRGYAGTIAGGVFKPGDEVVALPSGCTSKVRAVWGPGGTPLAEAFTGQAVAVELADDLDLGRGAMLCRPGNRAESAREVDALVCWFSERSSLRPGASYVIRHTTTETRGSVERLEYRLDVTTLHRCAADSLALNDIGRIRLRTRAPLLFDPYRRNRATGGFLLVDEYTGDTVAAGMITGAVASPVVWHTAAVRREDRPTRGATVWLTGLSASGKSSVAVELERRLVAAGRPAYLLDGDNLRHGLNAGLGFGPRDRAENVRRVAEVARLFADAGVVAIASLISPYEADRARARRIHDGLPFVEVFVDTPLEVCEERDPKGMYAKARSGEIRGFTGIDAPYERPSSPDLVLRPSDGDPATMAAAIQALLDGLG; translated from the coding sequence ATGCAGCTGCTGCGGATCGCCACGGCGGGGAGCGTGGACGACGGGAAGTCCACTTTGATCGGACGGCTGCTGTTCGACGCCAAGGCGATCTTCACCGACCAGCTCGCCGCCGTCGAACGCGCCAGCCGCGACCGCGGCGAGGACTACCCGGACCTCGCGCTGCTCACCGACGGGCTGCGCGCCGAGCGCGAGCAGGGCATCACCATCGACGTGGCCCACCGCTACTTCGCCACGCCCAAGCGGAAGTTCATCATCGCCGACACCCCCGGCCACCTGCAGTACACGCGGAACATGGTGACCGGCGCGTCCACGGCCGACCTGGCGCTGATCCTCGTCGACGCGCGCAAGGGCGTGCTGGAGCAGTCGCGGCGGCACGCGTTCCTCGCCTCGCTGCTGGGCATCGGCCACCTCGTGGTGTGCGTGAACAAGATGGACCTCGTCGGCTGGTCGCGGGAGTGGTTCGCCGAGATCCGCGAGGACTTCCGCCGGTTCGCGATGAAGCTGGACGTCGCGGACCTGACGTTCGTGCCGGTTTCCGCGCTGCACGGCGACAACGTCGTCCACCGCAGCGCAAGCATGCCATGGTACGAGGGGACTTCGCTGCTGCACCAGCTGGAGGAGGTGCACGTCGCCTCCGACCGCAACCTGATCGACGCGCGGTTCCCGGTGCAGTTCGTGATCCGCCGGTCCGACTTCCGGGGCTACGCCGGCACCATCGCCGGCGGCGTCTTCAAGCCGGGTGACGAGGTGGTGGCGCTGCCGTCCGGCTGCACGTCGAAGGTGCGCGCGGTGTGGGGCCCGGGCGGGACACCGCTGGCCGAAGCCTTCACCGGCCAGGCGGTGGCGGTGGAGCTGGCCGACGACCTCGACCTGGGCCGCGGCGCGATGCTGTGCCGCCCGGGCAACCGGGCGGAGTCGGCTCGCGAAGTGGACGCGCTGGTCTGCTGGTTCTCCGAACGGTCGTCGCTGAGGCCGGGCGCGTCCTACGTGATCCGGCACACGACCACCGAAACACGCGGGTCGGTGGAGCGGCTGGAGTACCGCCTCGACGTGACGACGCTGCACCGCTGCGCGGCGGATTCGCTGGCGCTGAACGACATCGGCCGGATCCGGCTGCGCACGCGGGCGCCGCTGCTGTTCGACCCGTACCGCCGCAACCGCGCCACGGGCGGGTTCCTGCTGGTCGACGAGTACACCGGCGACACGGTGGCGGCGGGCATGATCACCGGCGCGGTCGCGTCCCCGGTCGTCTGGCACACCGCGGCGGTCCGGCGCGAAGACCGCCCGACCCGCGGCGCGACGGTGTGGCTGACCGGGCTTTCGGCGTCGGGCAAGTCGTCGGTGGCGGTCGAGCTGGAACGCCGCCTGGTCGCCGCCGGGCGGCCTGCCTACCTGCTGGACGGCGACAACCTGCGCCACGGGCTCAACGCGGGGCTCGGCTTCGGCCCGCGGGACCGGGCGGAGAACGTCCGGCGGGTGGCGGAGGTGGCACGCCTGTTCGCGGACGCGGGCGTGGTGGCGATCGCGTCGCTGATCAGCCCGTACGAAGCCGATCGCGCCCGGGCGCGGCGGATCCACGACGGGCTGCCGTTCGTGGAGGTGTTCGTGGACACGCCCCTGGAGGTGTGCGAGGAGCGGGACCCGAAGGGCATGTACGCGAAGGCGCGGTCCGGCGAGATCCGCGGGTTCACGGGGATCGACGCGCCGTACGAGCGGCCGTCGTCGCCCGATCTGGTGCTCCGGCCATCCGACGGCGACCCGGCCACGATGGCGGCGGCGATCCAGGCGCTGCTCGACGGTCTCGGCTGA
- a CDS encoding response regulator — MSVRVLLVDDEPLIRAGLRAIVESEDGLTVAGEAGDGAEVPGLVARLRPDVVLMDVRMPAVDGIRATTHLMSTVDEPPKVLVVTTFENDDYVYDALLAGASGFLLKRARPEEIVAAIRTVVTGESLLFPAAIRRLAARHAPAGDGLARANLTEREREVLRLMAAGLSNLEIAGKLFLGIQTVKTHVGNVLTKLDARDRTQAVIRAYDSGFVTPAG, encoded by the coding sequence ATGAGCGTACGCGTGCTGCTGGTCGACGACGAGCCGCTGATCCGGGCCGGGCTGCGGGCGATCGTCGAAAGCGAGGACGGCCTGACGGTGGCCGGCGAAGCGGGCGACGGCGCGGAGGTGCCCGGGCTGGTGGCCCGCCTGCGCCCGGACGTCGTGCTGATGGACGTCCGGATGCCTGCGGTGGACGGGATCCGCGCCACCACGCACCTCATGTCCACTGTGGACGAACCGCCGAAGGTGCTCGTGGTGACGACCTTCGAGAACGACGACTACGTCTACGACGCGCTCCTCGCGGGCGCCAGCGGCTTCCTGCTCAAGCGCGCCCGCCCGGAGGAGATCGTGGCGGCGATCCGGACGGTGGTGACGGGCGAGTCCCTGCTCTTCCCGGCGGCGATCCGCCGCCTGGCGGCCCGGCACGCCCCGGCGGGCGACGGCCTGGCGAGGGCGAACCTGACCGAGCGCGAACGCGAAGTGCTGCGGCTGATGGCGGCCGGGCTGTCCAACCTGGAGATCGCGGGGAAGCTGTTTCTGGGCATCCAGACGGTGAAGACGCACGTGGGCAACGTGCTGACCAAGCTGGACGCGCGGGACCGCACCCAGGCGGTGATCCGCGCGTACGACTCGGGGTTCGTGACGCCCGCGGGTTAG
- a CDS encoding sulfotransferase family protein, with protein MLPGRENVGTVEDLHASAAKLTGLDDFGDDDHVEGLRVLLEAYEADEELTPFGNKVHRAFLRGALVARLLSEASWKQHPRYADVAIERPIFVTGLPRTGTTALHRLLAEDPAHQGLEVWLAEAPQPRPPRETWTGNPVFRGIQAGYERHHVEHPEFMGVHHMSADQVEECWQLLRQSLRSVSFECLAHVPRYSRWLAKQDWTGAYARHRRNLQLIGLPDAGKRWVLKNPSHLFALDALMAVYPDALVVQTHRAPRTIMASMCSLAEKAADGWSAKFRGEVIGRGQLDLWARGADEFRRARAKYDPAQFCDVRYEDFVADPIGTVSAVYDHFGLSTSDDARAAMTALHAESRAGERKPAHRYRLADFGLTPEEVDERFAGYLREYF; from the coding sequence ATGCTCCCCGGCCGGGAGAACGTGGGCACCGTCGAGGACCTGCACGCCTCGGCGGCGAAGCTCACCGGGCTCGACGACTTCGGCGACGACGACCACGTCGAGGGCCTGCGCGTGCTGCTGGAGGCCTACGAGGCCGACGAAGAGCTCACGCCGTTCGGCAACAAGGTCCACCGGGCGTTCCTGCGCGGCGCGCTGGTGGCCCGGCTGCTCAGCGAAGCGTCGTGGAAGCAGCACCCGCGGTACGCGGACGTCGCGATCGAGCGGCCGATCTTCGTCACCGGCCTGCCGCGCACCGGCACGACCGCGTTGCACCGGCTCCTGGCCGAGGACCCCGCGCACCAGGGGCTCGAGGTCTGGCTCGCGGAGGCCCCGCAGCCGCGGCCGCCGCGGGAGACGTGGACGGGCAACCCGGTGTTCCGGGGCATCCAGGCCGGGTACGAGCGCCACCACGTCGAGCACCCGGAGTTCATGGGCGTCCACCACATGTCCGCCGACCAGGTCGAGGAGTGCTGGCAGCTGCTGCGGCAGTCCCTGCGTTCGGTGTCCTTCGAGTGTCTCGCGCATGTCCCGCGCTACTCCCGCTGGCTGGCGAAGCAGGACTGGACCGGTGCCTACGCCCGCCACCGGCGGAACCTGCAGCTGATCGGGCTGCCGGACGCAGGCAAGCGGTGGGTGCTCAAGAACCCCAGCCACCTCTTCGCCCTGGACGCGCTCATGGCGGTGTACCCGGACGCGCTGGTGGTCCAGACGCACCGGGCACCGCGGACCATCATGGCGTCGATGTGCAGCCTGGCGGAGAAGGCGGCGGACGGCTGGTCGGCGAAGTTCCGCGGCGAGGTGATCGGCCGCGGCCAGCTCGACCTGTGGGCCCGCGGCGCCGACGAGTTCCGCCGGGCCCGCGCCAAGTACGACCCGGCGCAGTTCTGCGACGTGCGGTACGAGGACTTCGTGGCGGACCCGATCGGCACCGTGTCCGCTGTGTACGACCACTTCGGACTGTCCACCAGCGACGATGCCCGCGCGGCGATGACGGCGTTGCACGCGGAAAGCCGGGCCGGGGAACGGAAACCGGCGCACCGCTACCGGCTGGCGGACTTCGGCCTGACGCCCGAGGAGGTCGACGAGCGGTTCGCCGGCTACCTGCGCGAGTACTTCTGA
- a CDS encoding glycosyltransferase produces the protein MAAVLVCVHPARGHVGPTKPIVEALLGAGHEVAVVTGARYRRAFEELGAEVRVLPPEADFDETDMDGSVPGRAGKRGLNRARFELANFVRAMPHQLSVMDGDFDVVLCDPLFMAGLALVRREHRPRVLTLGFLPFMPPTPTGPPPRGLADHLRAAVIRLLSPWVLGPAQQRARELLGGDPGMLFADWPLHSDGVLQMTCPGFEYPRPGAPLHFIGPTTVSSAGEHPLPPWWADLDGTRPVVHVTQGTVANDDLSRLVEPAIDALAGEDVLVVVTKCGGELRPGPLPANVRVADFLPYDELLPRCAAMVSNGGYGGVNHALRYGVPLVVVGASEDKREVAARVRWSGAGIGRARGSASPRALRRDVRAVLDDPRYRERARELAAEMAAGPSMDEVVALVTAGQKYSRR, from the coding sequence ATGGCCGCGGTCCTCGTCTGCGTCCACCCCGCGCGCGGCCACGTCGGGCCGACCAAGCCGATCGTCGAGGCGCTGCTCGGCGCCGGGCACGAGGTCGCGGTCGTCACCGGCGCGCGGTACCGGCGGGCGTTCGAAGAGCTGGGCGCCGAGGTGCGGGTGCTGCCACCGGAGGCCGACTTCGACGAGACGGACATGGACGGCTCGGTCCCCGGCCGGGCCGGGAAGCGCGGGCTGAACCGCGCGCGGTTCGAGCTGGCCAACTTCGTCCGCGCGATGCCGCACCAGCTCAGCGTGATGGACGGCGACTTCGACGTCGTGCTGTGCGACCCGCTGTTCATGGCGGGCCTGGCCCTGGTGCGCCGCGAGCACCGGCCCCGCGTGCTGACCCTGGGATTCCTGCCGTTCATGCCCCCGACGCCGACCGGCCCGCCGCCGCGGGGGCTCGCCGACCACCTCCGCGCCGCCGTGATCCGCTTGCTTTCACCGTGGGTGCTGGGGCCGGCGCAGCAGCGGGCTCGCGAGCTGCTGGGCGGGGACCCCGGCATGCTGTTCGCCGACTGGCCGCTGCACAGCGACGGCGTGCTGCAGATGACCTGCCCGGGCTTCGAGTACCCGCGGCCGGGCGCGCCACTGCACTTCATCGGGCCGACGACGGTCAGCTCGGCCGGTGAGCACCCGCTGCCGCCGTGGTGGGCCGACCTGGACGGCACGCGCCCGGTCGTGCACGTGACGCAGGGAACGGTGGCGAACGACGACCTGAGCCGGCTCGTCGAACCCGCGATCGACGCGCTGGCCGGCGAGGACGTCCTGGTCGTCGTGACCAAGTGCGGCGGCGAACTGCGGCCCGGCCCGCTGCCCGCCAACGTCCGGGTGGCCGACTTCCTGCCCTACGACGAGCTGCTCCCCCGGTGCGCCGCGATGGTCAGCAACGGCGGCTACGGCGGGGTCAACCACGCGCTCCGCTACGGGGTCCCGCTGGTCGTCGTCGGGGCGAGCGAGGACAAGCGCGAGGTGGCGGCCCGGGTCAGGTGGTCCGGCGCGGGGATCGGCCGCGCCCGCGGCTCGGCGTCGCCGCGGGCGCTGCGGCGGGACGTCCGCGCGGTCCTGGACGACCCGCGCTACCGCGAGCGGGCGCGGGAGCTGGCCGCCGAGATGGCCGCCGGGCCGTCGATGGACGAGGTGGTGGCGCTGGTGACGGCGGGTCAGAAGTACTCGCGCAGGTAG
- the cysD gene encoding sulfate adenylyltransferase subunit CysD, with product MFYFFRVSVAYELSSPAALEAEAVHVFREVAATFERPVLLFSGGKDSVVMLHVAAKAFWPAPLPFPVLHVDTGHNFDEVLRFRDETVAASNLRLIVARVQDDIDAGRVVEETGPRAGRNRLQTVTLLRAIREGGFDGVFGGARRDEEKARAKERVFSFRDEHGQWDPRAQRPELWNLYNGRHRRGEHIRVFPLSNWTELDIWQYVRDERIALPPLYYAHRRPVVQRDGMLLAATRYLSLVDGETPYEATVRFRTVGDATCTGCVESSAATPSEVVAEVAATRVTERGATRADDRISEAGMEDRKREGYF from the coding sequence ATGTTCTACTTTTTTCGCGTGTCGGTGGCCTATGAGCTGTCCAGCCCGGCCGCGCTCGAAGCGGAGGCCGTGCACGTCTTCCGCGAGGTCGCGGCGACGTTCGAGCGCCCGGTGCTGCTGTTCTCCGGCGGCAAGGACTCGGTGGTGATGCTGCACGTCGCCGCGAAGGCGTTCTGGCCGGCGCCGCTGCCGTTCCCCGTGCTGCACGTCGACACCGGGCACAACTTCGACGAGGTGCTGCGGTTCCGCGACGAGACCGTCGCCGCTTCGAACCTGCGGCTGATCGTCGCGCGGGTGCAGGACGACATCGACGCCGGACGCGTCGTCGAAGAAACCGGCCCGCGGGCCGGCCGCAACCGGCTGCAGACCGTCACGCTGCTGCGGGCGATCCGCGAAGGCGGGTTCGACGGGGTCTTCGGCGGCGCCCGCCGCGACGAGGAGAAGGCGCGAGCGAAAGAGCGCGTGTTCAGCTTCCGCGACGAGCACGGCCAGTGGGACCCGCGGGCGCAGCGGCCGGAGCTGTGGAACCTCTACAACGGGCGGCACCGGCGCGGCGAGCACATCCGCGTGTTCCCGCTGTCGAACTGGACCGAGCTGGACATCTGGCAGTACGTCCGGGACGAGCGGATCGCGCTGCCACCGCTGTACTACGCCCACAGGCGCCCGGTGGTCCAGCGCGACGGCATGCTCCTGGCAGCGACACGCTATCTGTCCCTTGTGGACGGTGAAACGCCGTACGAGGCGACCGTGCGCTTCCGGACCGTCGGCGACGCGACGTGCACCGGCTGCGTCGAATCTTCGGCGGCGACACCGTCCGAAGTGGTCGCCGAGGTCGCCGCCACGCGCGTCACCGAACGCGGCGCGACGCGAGCCGACGACCGGATTTCCGAAGCAGGCATGGAGGACCGCAAGCGGGAGGGCTACTTCTGA
- a CDS encoding nuclear transport factor 2 family protein, with translation MDLVVLEEIRRLKYRYLRGVDLKLWDEVAGTFTADATADYGTHAAGGAGKRFEGRDAIMAFLTQSLGNGIITVHHAGQPEIEVDGDTATGRWSFTDKVIVPDHKVIIEGAAFYEDTYRRENDGAWRMSHIGYVRTYESMLSWEGNPGFRLLANRWAVPA, from the coding sequence ATGGACCTGGTCGTACTCGAAGAGATCCGCCGGCTGAAGTACCGGTACCTGCGCGGGGTGGACCTGAAGCTGTGGGACGAGGTGGCCGGCACGTTCACCGCCGACGCCACGGCCGACTACGGGACGCACGCCGCGGGCGGTGCGGGCAAGCGGTTCGAAGGCCGCGACGCCATCATGGCGTTCCTCACCCAGAGCCTCGGCAACGGCATCATCACGGTTCATCACGCTGGTCAGCCCGAGATCGAGGTCGACGGAGACACGGCGACCGGGCGGTGGTCGTTCACCGACAAGGTCATCGTCCCCGACCACAAGGTGATCATCGAAGGCGCCGCGTTCTACGAGGACACCTACCGCCGCGAGAACGACGGCGCCTGGCGGATGTCGCACATCGGGTACGTCCGGACGTACGAGTCGATGCTGTCGTGGGAGGGCAACCCCGGCTTCCGGCTGCTCGCCAACCGCTGGGCCGTCCCGGCATGA
- a CDS encoding GGDEF domain-containing protein, translated as MKSPRAVRFAFQPLYSLHTGGVVAHEALARPGHGTVPELLTQARREGRLAEVDLGLAIAAVRQDESSLPLHLNLSARTLAAPQAMFDDLLAELGDAGRRTRDVVLEIGPPFAPVPADRALAGMRMLTELGFRLALDGLGRGDLPLGLLVEAPVDLVKLDRTVLRGLPDDQASVAVVEALLHYTHRTGIRLVATGVETEAQLEAVSGLGVRIAQGHLLAPPTAAGPAPALRTLGRPAAGPAAPAKCVGDFLRPATTLPETATCDEVRAVLAAADAPSGVVGVDELNRPRWSVDRTRFLVAVTGPYGHALHAKRPAARLADTPHTIEARAGAMEFLELVTDADWGRTGDDVVVVDEVGRCLGVVLVTEVVRGVAEAKVEAAAALNPLTRLPGSDTVARDVARRITIGEPFVAAWLDIDGFKAVNDTAGFAAGDDLIRALGGALTELTGQLRRMRVSHVGGDDFLVVCDVDEIATVAAALLDRRWTADGMPVTVSLATLVCASGSIRSYQEVSRLLAPLKKRAKAVPGSSWVLSRPGSDRVEVLRGIGTRGLQAAAG; from the coding sequence GTGAAGTCGCCACGCGCGGTCCGCTTCGCCTTCCAGCCGCTGTACAGCCTCCACACGGGAGGCGTCGTGGCGCACGAAGCGCTGGCCAGGCCGGGCCACGGAACCGTCCCCGAGCTGCTCACGCAGGCGCGCCGCGAAGGCAGGCTCGCCGAGGTCGACCTCGGGCTCGCGATCGCCGCCGTCCGCCAGGACGAGAGCTCCCTTCCCCTGCACCTCAACCTGTCCGCGCGCACCCTCGCCGCGCCGCAGGCGATGTTCGACGACCTGCTGGCGGAGCTGGGCGACGCCGGGCGACGCACCCGTGACGTCGTCCTCGAGATCGGCCCGCCGTTCGCGCCGGTGCCGGCCGACCGCGCGCTCGCCGGGATGCGGATGCTCACCGAGCTCGGCTTCCGGCTCGCGCTCGACGGGCTCGGCCGCGGCGACCTGCCGCTCGGCCTGCTCGTCGAAGCGCCGGTCGACCTGGTCAAGCTCGACCGCACAGTGCTGCGCGGGCTGCCCGACGACCAGGCGTCGGTCGCCGTCGTCGAAGCGCTGCTGCACTACACCCACCGCACCGGCATCCGGCTCGTCGCGACCGGGGTCGAGACCGAGGCCCAGCTGGAAGCGGTCAGCGGCCTCGGTGTCCGGATCGCACAGGGCCACCTGCTCGCCCCGCCCACCGCCGCCGGTCCCGCGCCGGCGCTGCGCACGCTCGGCCGGCCCGCCGCTGGCCCGGCGGCACCGGCGAAGTGCGTCGGCGACTTCCTCCGCCCGGCCACGACCCTGCCCGAAACCGCGACCTGCGACGAGGTACGCGCGGTGCTCGCGGCGGCCGACGCGCCGTCGGGTGTGGTCGGGGTGGACGAGCTGAACCGGCCGCGCTGGTCGGTCGACCGGACGCGGTTCCTGGTCGCCGTCACCGGGCCGTACGGCCACGCGCTGCACGCGAAGCGCCCGGCGGCCCGGCTCGCCGACACCCCGCACACGATCGAGGCGCGGGCGGGCGCGATGGAGTTCCTCGAGCTGGTCACCGACGCCGACTGGGGCCGCACCGGCGACGACGTCGTCGTGGTCGACGAGGTGGGCCGCTGCCTGGGCGTGGTGCTGGTGACCGAGGTGGTGCGCGGGGTGGCCGAGGCGAAGGTCGAGGCCGCGGCGGCGCTCAACCCGCTCACGCGGCTGCCGGGCAGCGACACGGTCGCACGCGACGTCGCCCGCCGGATCACGATCGGCGAGCCGTTCGTGGCGGCGTGGCTGGACATCGACGGGTTCAAGGCGGTCAACGACACGGCGGGCTTCGCGGCGGGCGACGACCTGATCCGCGCGCTCGGCGGCGCGCTCACCGAGCTGACCGGGCAGCTGCGGCGCATGCGGGTGAGCCACGTCGGCGGCGACGACTTCCTGGTGGTCTGCGACGTCGACGAGATCGCGACGGTGGCGGCCGCCCTGCTGGACCGCCGCTGGACGGCGGACGGCATGCCGGTGACGGTCTCATTGGCGACGCTGGTCTGCGCCAGCGGCTCGATCCGTTCCTACCAGGAAGTTTCCCGGCTGCTGGCGCCCCTGAAGAAGCGCGCCAAGGCGGTGCCCGGGTCGAGCTGGGTGCTCAGCCGCCCGGGCTCGGACCGCGTGGAGGTGCTGCGTGGCATCGGCACGCGCGGCCTGCAGGCGGCCGCCGGTTAG
- a CDS encoding SDR family oxidoreductase produces MDNLLRDKVVVVSGIGPGLGRSIAVRSARAGADVVLAARTESRIAEVAGEVTDLGRRAVGVRTDIDDADSAANLVSEALDAFGRVDTVVHNAFAVPPLTDLATVDLDAVRAGFETAAISVLRLTRLFLPALKESKGSLVMINSAVLRHSRRTFGAYKMAKSVLLSLAQSLASELGPDGVRVNTVAPGYIWAPNLKWYFAYLARERGITPEEVYAETASTTDLRKLPEPDEIADAVVFLASPMARAITGQCLDVNGGEYHH; encoded by the coding sequence ATGGACAACCTCCTGCGGGACAAGGTGGTCGTCGTCTCGGGCATCGGTCCCGGTCTCGGCCGCTCGATCGCCGTGCGCAGCGCGCGGGCCGGCGCGGACGTCGTGCTCGCCGCGCGCACCGAGTCGCGGATCGCCGAGGTCGCCGGGGAGGTCACCGATCTCGGGCGGCGGGCTGTCGGCGTCCGGACCGACATCGACGACGCGGACTCCGCCGCGAACCTGGTGAGCGAGGCGCTGGACGCGTTCGGCCGGGTGGACACGGTGGTGCACAACGCCTTCGCCGTCCCGCCGCTGACCGACCTGGCCACTGTGGACCTCGACGCCGTCCGTGCGGGCTTCGAGACCGCCGCGATCTCGGTGCTGCGGCTGACCCGGCTGTTCCTGCCCGCGCTGAAGGAGAGCAAGGGCTCGCTGGTGATGATCAACTCGGCCGTGCTGCGGCACTCGCGGCGGACGTTCGGCGCGTACAAGATGGCGAAGTCGGTGCTGCTGTCGCTGGCCCAGAGCCTGGCGAGCGAGCTGGGCCCGGACGGCGTGCGCGTCAACACCGTCGCGCCCGGCTACATCTGGGCGCCCAACCTCAAGTGGTACTTCGCCTACCTCGCCAGGGAACGCGGCATCACGCCCGAAGAGGTCTACGCCGAAACGGCGTCCACGACAGACCTCCGCAAGCTGCCGGAGCCCGACGAGATCGCCGACGCGGTGGTGTTCCTCGCCTCGCCGATGGCACGCGCGATCACCGGGCAGTGCCTCGACGTCAACGGCGGCGAATACCACCACTAG